Within Spinacia oleracea cultivar Varoflay chromosome 4, BTI_SOV_V1, whole genome shotgun sequence, the genomic segment GTATACAGCTCTTTGAATTGTAATTAACATAATTTTAATTTCCTTTGAAAAAGCTAGACTATGTTTTCATGGATCATTGAGGTGGCACAGCTTGCATTTGCTACTTCTGCGACTCCCTAGCTAGCTAGTTCTGTTGTTTATTGCTAAACTTGTTACCACGTCTTTTTGTTTTGGATAATTTACAAATTCAAATCTTCCTAAATAATCTATGAATATGACTTGCCATTTTTGTTGGTACCATGTCGTCTTTTGATATTGATGATTGAGAAATTAAAATCCCATTTTAGAAACATATGTACACTAAAAGTGTCACGGTCTGAGTGTTTTGACACCGAATACGTCGGCGCACTCTTGCATTTTGGCGGCTTGTGCGGAATGTGTGTCCCGTGCCCCGAGCACGATCAAGCGTCTGATTTTGAATGGGTgatcttgcctattggcgacaagagcgagaGGTGAGGGTCGATCagggcgcttgtgtgcgcacaacaggcacaagcgggaccaACGTTGAGAATTTATCAGATTGCGGGACTTTGTGGGATTTGGGATGTTTTAGATCGAGCGGCGACACCATATCTATAAAGGCCTACAACAAAACACAAACAATAAAGCGATGGCAACTATTGATGAGAAGTAGGAATTCATTCATTCATACCCCTCAGAGgttttttttgaattaaataCAAACTACCAGTGAACACTAGATTGACAATAATATTATAAATCTATCTAAAGCCtgtaaaactattagaaagagaTTGAATTCTAACATCCTCCCCCACTTAAGCTGTCGACGACCTTGTTGACTTAGAAGAATTACAATAGATAAAAGAAAAAGCTCATATCCTAAATTATGCAGTCTCTTTTGCACCGTTGGTTGATGGCGGTTGGTGGAATCTTCTTGTGTCTTGGTAATTTAGTTTGTTTCTATTGGAGTCTTGTTGATTGTTTCTTTTTGGATCTGATGATTCTTGTGAATTCAAGTGTTCCTTGCTTCTAGTTTCTTGCTCATAGTTGTTTGGCTTGAGCCTGCATCTTGATTCTTGTATTTGTTGCGAGAGGGTATATGAGATGTCGCATTTCTGTAAAGCTCCATCACTCGCTTTGGTGGGTATCTGATGCGAGGTTGCTTCTGGGATGTTGCCTTCTTCTGGGTTTTCATCACTCGCATTGCCAATAGGTGTcggtcttcttcttcttccgaTGCTACCATTCTCATGACGCCCATCTTGTAGATGACGACACCTATTCTCTAAGACTgtccatcttcttcttcttcagacTCACCTGTTTCATTTTGAGTTTCTTTGACTATGATGCTCTCCTAGCGGTCGTTAAACACTAGGAGCTCACCATAGTGATAATACTTTTCTCCACTTGACTCAATCTTATGGCACTACACAATATATTGTAGCACTGGGGTAAGTAAGGGGTCGAACTCTCATAGATCAAGCGTTTTCTACACTAGCAAGGGACATGCACTCACCATTACAAAAATTAAGAGCAAGGAGGGCGTGAATATTAAAACAAGAAGGATGACTTGTTTTCTCCTTATAGTATCTAATCAAACGGGACGAGTTGATATTCTCCTTTTAATATCTAACCAAATAGGGCGACAGTAAAGAATTCTCCCTAATTGACTAAAATAAGAAAGACGGCTGGTTAAATTCCACCCTCCTTAATCATACTTTGTCTTAACTCTGCAGCAACTAACAATCTTTCACCCAAAATGATACACTTTAAAAAGTTTCATTAGTTTTCTCACATAAACAACGTACCttatataaggtcatttctaacaaaaaaaaaaaaaaaaatccttattATTATCATTTTCTTTTGGTGTGTTTTTATATACCTTAGctttatctatttttaaaatGGAACCGCAGTATGTTTAACAAGAAAATAGATTGGGTTAGCTAGCTAAAGAATTGTAGAAATATTGCGTTTATAGAGATCAATCGGTCTTGCGCGCAACAGGTATACGTTAATATTAACGTACACTAAACTTCCACACGTGTGAAAGTTAGACAGCTGCGGAATATGCAAATTCTTCCATGCAATCTGATTTCATAGTTACCTCCCAAACAACTAGAGgagaaagaaattaaaaaaaaacccagcaaaaaccagaggagagagaaagacagAAAAACGCAGAGAAGAAAGGGGAGAAAGCAGAAAACGCATAGATCGCGATCGGAATTGGAGCTTGAATCCCTCATGTGCTTGACCTTCGCTCCAATTCGTAGAGGATCATGGTGTAGGTATCAGGTATGTATTCAACCTCTTTGGATTTAGTTTTTTATAGATTGAGCAATTTAGGTATACAATTATACAATCAAAATGTTtggatttatttattgttttgataGATTGATAGTAACAAATTGTTGATCTATTCTTATGCCTAGTTGATttgattttgattgattttctaagtagtTGTTGTCTTGATTCTGCTCTGTTGTTCTTGCCATTCTTAAGGTCAAATGGTCAATTTATTGAGCTTGATTTTGTCTCTATTGGCGGATGTCATCGTTCTAATTGAAATTGGtttgaaattggatttaatACCCTGTTTAGCATTGGAGAAGTGGCTGAAAAATATGTTAGTTTAACAATCACGTAATTAGGGATTTTTCAATATCTTATCTTCCCCTGGGTGGGGCAATGATATATGGGATCATAGCATCACGGACTGGTGGAGTTAAGAGGTGCACTCTGGGCTGCAATGTGCATCAGGGTCTTTTGGTGGCGAGGGTGTGATTTAGGTGGGTATGGTTATCGCTCCTATGGTAGTTGACATATTGTAAATAGGATTGTTTTGATTATTTGTTCTCTTCCTCGTTCCCCCCTTCTGGCCCTTCTGGCTTATTGTGTATTTGTGTGTCTTGGGGTGCCTGTTGCAGGAATTGTAGCAGGGTATTATTGATTGGTGAACCGGCGATTAGGTTTTTAGAGGACAGTGACTAGTGAGAAAGAGAGTAGTTTTATTTTAGAAAGTATCACAGAATGTATAGGCATAAATCAGTTTAGTGCTTTCTCATTGAGATGCTACTTCTGGATATCCACTTAAACATGGATACCTCTTTGCTTGCTATTGATTTTGAGGTCGAGGACTCAAAGCAGGAAACCTTTCGCCTCTTGTTTGGGAACATTGTCGTTGCCAAGCTCTCTTATGATGCAGATCTTCTCGACTCCATGTATACACTTTGAGAGTCGCTCTATTTTTTCATCACTAATGTCCTCTTTATATCCAGTAACAATAAGAACATTCTTCACCCTGCCCTCCAAAGTGGAAATCTCTGCCTTGTTTATGTTGAGTTTAAGTTCATTGATGGCTTGCCTTATATCTGGGATGAGTTCTGGCTTGTAATTACAGCAAATTGAGTTTAAGTTCAACGTTGGCTCTTGTTTAAAAGGCTTGAATCAGTTGTTTCCTTCAAATGGATTTCATGATGTTAGTGGTGCTGTGTAGGAGATATTTTTGTACCTGTGAATTGACCTCATATGTTGAATACACTTTGCTCCTTGTTCTGATCTATGTCTTTCTGAGAGCCGATTTGAATTGGTTTTATCCTACGGTTGTTAGCACTGTGGTTACCTATTCTTTGCAAGTGTTGCAAGCCTGAGCTCAAATTTTTATTCTGAATTGCTTAGGGTGTTACAGCATCTACCACTAGTGATTTCATCACTTGATGCATATATGGGAGATGGTTTACATAGGTATTGTATCTCATAATTTTTTATACCAAATTTTTttaagcctattagctcaactggGCGAGCACCGTGCAACTTGCGCGGAGATGtgggttcaaatcctacataggctattTGTTTTATTATGAAACTTCAGAAATTAAAGTTAGgctcttaacttttagaacaattttcataactttaacataCAGAACTACAACTAAATACACATAAAACTACAATGTGTACAATAAAAAGATTGACAGACTCACATTAGCGGAATAAAGctagaaatataaaagtcagacttttagtagttaaagttaagttaataaaagtaaaagttaggtttgagatgacggaagactgtcttaacttttagaacaatttccataactttaacctatgaaactacaactttaacacagaaaaatacaatgtgtgaaataaaaagaatgcacgactcacattagccgaagaaaggtaaaaatataaaagtcagatttttagcagttaaagttaagttattaaaagtaaaagttaggtttgagatgatGGACGActgccttaacttttagaacaatttccataactttaacctagaaaactacaactttaacacaaaaaagtacaatgtgtgaaataaaaagaatgcacgactcacattagctaaagaaaggtaaaaatataaattcaggcttttagcagttaaagttaagttattaaaagtaaaagttaggtttgagatgacggaagactgccttaacttttagaacaatttccataactttaacctatgaaactacaactttaacacagaaaagtacaatgtgtgaaataaaaagaatgcacgactcacattagcggaagaaaggtaaaaatataaaagtcagactttcagcagttaaagttaagttattaaaagtaaaagtcaGGTTTGATAGTCGTTTCACAATATATCAAAACACAACCCAATAGTATGTAAGCTATATGGGACTTGAAcccataccatgtacataaatGCACATTGCTCTACTatttgagctaatagccttagtgttcaaacatttgcataTTGGGTAGACTGGTACAAAACTTTTCTTAACTTATAACAATTTCCATAACATTAACCTATAAAATTACAACTTTAACACTGAAAAGTACAATgtgtgaaaataaaaataatgcatgactcacattagctgaagaaaggtaaaaatataaaagtcagacttttagaagttaaagttaagttaataaaagtaaaagttaggtttgagatgacggAAGACTGCCTTAACTTTgagaacaatttccataactttaacctatgaaactacaactttaacacagaaaagtacaatgtgtgaaataaaaagaatgcacgactcacattagctgaagaaaggtaaaaatataaaagtcaggcttttagcagttaaagttaagttattaaaagtaaaagttaggtttgagatgacggaagactgtcttaacttttagaacaattttcataactttaacataCAGAACTATAACTAAATACACCTTGTGGCACGGCAACACCCGTACTATTGAAATGGTTCGTCAGTATCCAGGGTTTCTCTGAATTTGAAAGTTTTCACATAAAACTACAATGTGTACAATAAAAAGATTGACGGACTCACATTAGCGgaagaaaaatagaaatataaaagtcagacttttagaagttaaagttaagttaataaaagtaaaagttaggtttgagatgacggAAGACTGCCTTAACTTTgagaacaatttccataactttaacctatgaaactacaactttaacacagaaaagtacaatgtgtgaaataaaaagaatgcacgactcacattagctgaagaaaggtaaaaatataaaagtcaggcttttagcagttaaagttaagttattaaaagtaaaagttaggtttgagatgacggaagactgtcttaacttttagaacaattttcaTAACATTAACATGCAGAACTACAACTAAATACACATAAAACTACAATGTGTACAATAAAAAGATTGACGGACTCGCATTAGCGGAAAAAAGGTAGAAacataaaagtcagacttttagcagttaaagttaataaaagtaaaagttaggtttgagacgacggaagactgtcttaacttttaaaacaatttccataactttaacctatcgaaccacaactttaacacagaaatgtacaatgtgtgaaataaaaagaatgcaAGATTCACATTTAagtttcttaacttttactcaCATAAACATGAAAACTAATcgcataaaataaaataaaaaacctaaaaaacAAAATCGCAACATCTAAACAATGATATGCATAACATCATCATAGCCTAATCGCAAACAATAAGTGAAAACACAATCTAGAAAACctaaattaaaactaaaatttgtaaacctaaatagaaaaatacgaaaagataaaaaataaaaaattgacttATACCTAAATTTGACGACGTGATGTACGTCTCCATTGCGTTGGATTGCTAGCAGCAAGGTCTTAATACTTTCTTCATTATTTTGGATCTCTTGTTACTTTGCTTTTATACGCATGATTCATTATCATGGTGATGCATTTCTCTGTTTCCAATACGATGCATATAATAAGAATTTTGACCTGTGATTCTAACATGAAACTAAtcgaagaaaaaaaagaaggaagCTGACCTTGATTATGGAGAAGAATCGCAGAGAAAATAGCAGCCAAAAATCGCATCAATAGATCGAAAAAAATCGCACAAAAATCTTCGGATAGAAGGAGAGAAAGAAGACAGAGAATGTCGAGAGAAAAACAGGAAAAAAAGAACGCTTTTTTACTCACACGTGTGAGTCCAGCCCACAGTAAGGAAACCCGGTTATTTgggcttggtgtacaataaattactgtacacccattataaacaagattttgtgtatAGAGATTAAATGAAATGGATACACACAAATTAACTTGTTAGATTTAGGCTAGTTTATAGTACTGAGCTGTTAAAACAGGTTAttgggtcgggtttgggttgggttatctcgggtctcgggtcatgttctggtcgggtcgtgtcgggtcaatattccatccgggttgagttcgggttcggtcaggtcgatttcaggtcgggtcatgtcgtcttttttcctatcccgggttcaggtcgggttcggatCGGGTCACATTTTGGTCAGGTTTGATTttgggttcgggtcttatcgggtcgggtttaagtcggtttgtagcAGGTATTTTATGGTTCTggtcttatcgagtcgggtgtaagtcggtttgcaacacaactattttcgggttcgggtcttggtTTGGTTCGGATAATAATCGGATTAGATAGAATTCGGGTCGGGTCACTCTCGGGAACGGGTCAAACTCGGATCTGATAATTAACTTGTACTCcgtacattttaattatttatattgtaaaaactattgtttaacttattttagagttaaattttATATAGACCAAATAATCGCGTGTTTTTGTCAAGTCAATACATATATAAAGTGAATATGGATTACGAACCAATGATCGATTTGGTCATCTCAAAATGTGAAAGTGAAAAACATTTACTCCTGCaactcgaatttcatttttggaatgAGGGGTAAGTGAGTGGGTCTCGAGCCAATGCGAGTCTCCTGTGTGATAGTGTAACCGTTTTTCTCGTTGTTGAGCACATTGACATAGGTCGCGCAGACAAAGAGAAAGACTGTCAATTAGGATGTTAGATTCAATTCCTACCTATCATCTCATCCAAATTCCAAAAAATAACCCGAAATTATTGTaaaaacaaaataagttttacttTACTTTTGGTTATTTATATAAAAACGTTAAGTTGTTCAACACGTTTTAATTTTTCAGTATctagtaataaataattaaaatagatttatCATTGAAGTTAATATTTGGTCGTGTCAATGACAAGTCGGGTTATCAACAGGTCGGGTAAATCGGGTTATCACAGGTCgggtcaatagcaggtttcatcgagttacaatcggtttcAGGTTGACATCGGATCAGGTatcgaatcgggttcgggtcattgttTGGTCGGCtcagttcggttatcggtcatCTTCGGGTAGGGTTCGGGTTTGGGTgttacaacatcgggttaaaatcggttattGATTTTTTCGAgtcgggtttcgggttacctGTATTACCATAATTTCGGGTCATAGTCGGTCTTGGAttcggtcgggtcagtttttgacagctctactttGTAGTATACGATAAGTAGATGGATAGCGTTGTTGAATAATCATAGAAAATTCGAGTTTATAGAGATAAAACTTAATTAATACAATCGTTAAAACGAAGAGGAAATGAAATTGGTACATGACATAAAATTAATAGAATCGGTAAAaagaaatggaaatggaaatggaatTGATACATCCAGAGAGACAAAAGTAGATAATGCAAGGAAAACAATAACGAGGCCAAAATGTTGAAAAGTTTGAATGTCGTCTTCACTCGCAGAGTCCAGCACCAGGAAAAAGTTGATCAGTATCGACGCAGTGCAATCCATGACAACAATTGTACTCACCATAATGCACGCAAATTTGATGACGTTTGCGACACTTATCTTTTGGTGGTTGCGGTTGTTCGCCCAAAGGGGTGCATACTCCAACAGCACCCGGAAGGTCTGGATTTCCAAGAATGCAATCTAATCCTTTGCAACACCTGTAATTACCATACGGTAGACACAACTCCGTTGTTTCCCGACACATTGCCTTAGGCGGTGGAATTTCTTCATCACTATATGATTTGTAATCAGCTGTCGAGGTACGTACGTTGGAATGAAAACATAACATCAATTATTAgtgataattaattataatttaagttactataaattataatatatGTTAATTTTGTACTCTGACAATAGATATATACCTGAGACAGTAAGAATTAGGAAAGCCGCAAACATGATGGTCGCGACAAACAAGTTGATCAAAGTTCTCCCCATATTATGATGGCAAGTATTTCAGTAGTAGTATTTGATTCTATAATTGTTGGTTGATgatgtttatttgtttttctATTTCAGTATTTATAAAACTCCCTAATGTGCAATTAGATATAAAGAATTTCGAAGTAAATTATTATTGTAATGTCGATCTTAGTGTTGGATTATGGATAGATTACagctagctagctagctagctagctaTAATTGCCATATTCAAATTACATACACTGCGTTGCATCTCTAACTAATGTGCACGATTTGCCATTTTCGTTATTAGTAGCTTCCATGTCTTTAGATTTTCATGACTCACAAAATCGTCaagctaaataaataaataaatagatatTCACAAACTGTGAATTCTGAAAGAGGAGATCAAGGAAAATCTCTGTTTGGGATatgtttttaactttttatgCTTTGCATGTAagtctaatttaattatttggctAAGATTTTTAGCGTGTTTAGTAaattttgttgttttgtcaaTGTACTTTCATGAAGTATATAGAACATTAATTAGTACTCGCCAGACCTGAGTTAAAGCAAGCTTCCCTTCGTTATCTTTACTAATCAATACTCCGTATTTACAAGAGAACATGTACGTGTCAACCGTCAAACCGGCAACCTCTGGTTACATTTTTTACCCC encodes:
- the LOC110801905 gene encoding uncharacterized protein, whose product is MGRTLINLFVATIMFAAFLILTVSADYKSYSDEEIPPPKAMCRETTELCLPYGNYRCCKGLDCILGNPDLPGAVGVCTPLGEQPQPPKDKCRKRHQICVHYGEYNCCHGLHCVDTDQLFPGAGLCE